CTATGATTATCATTAGAAGTATATGGATTTGGTGCAACCTCAGAAATTTGTGTTAAGCTATTCATATAGCTAGATTCATCAAAATAATGTGATACTGATAGGAGAGGTGGTGAAAATATTGAATTTCTCGATCGGTTAGAATCAGTCAATAATAGAGGCTTATTTTTAGGTACCAATGTCACcggttgttcttgttgttgtaaACTACCATTATTATCATGGATATTATTAAAAGTATAAGTATTTAAAGATGAGAAATTTTCATCCTCTTTATGATCATTACGATTTTTCAATTGTGTTACACTGATAGTAATTGAATGCCTCGTATATGGGGCAGCGAAAAATTCCGTTCTTAACTGTTTCAATTCTTTAACATGTTGTTCAAACTGTTCAATAGACGACATCGTAGATGAGCATTCAGAAGTACCAGTTGGTTTTCTTACATTCTTTACATTAATATCCACTAATTTCTTAATAAGGAGTTCATCACCATAACTAAGTCTTCTTAATGGACGTGGTTTACGCCGTCGACATAATTCTGATGGGGGTAAAGGATATTTCTCTTTAGTGGAGTTGTTAGATGAATAAACACTATTATTCTGTTCATTATTAAGCGGTAATAATACGTCAGATTTATTTTCTACCatgttggtggtggttgtggtgGCAGCAGCCTGTTTTAATTTTTGCATATGTTCGAATTTCAATTGTTCTGGTGGTTCACTTTCTAAGGAACTATGTGCATTAGTTTGTGTGACCGATTCCGCAACACGTTGTTGTTTAGCATCAGCATGTGCCATATTACGTGCTAATATAAGTATACGTCCATATAATATAAGCATTACAATTAATGGAATATAAAATGCACCACATGTAGCATAGatttgataaataatatttgaacTATATTCACATAAACCAGTAACAAATGGTTCTTTGAATCCAAACATTGGTGGTATACTAATCAATGCTGAAAATAACCATACTAAtaatatcattatcatcatacgTTTTGGTGTACGTTTTGCTGCATAACGTAATGGACGAGTAATTGCTAAATATCGATCAATTGATATAGCGCATAAATTTAAAATTGATGCTGTACACATTAATACATCAAATGAAATGAACATATCACACATACCTTCACCAAATGGCCAATAACCATATAATTCACGTAATGTTGCTAATGGTTGAACTAATAAACCAACTAATAAATCACTTACAGCTAAGCTaacaattaaaaaattactTGGTGTACGTAATTTTTTTACTAATCCAATAGCTAAAACTACTAAGAGATTACCAATAAATGTACAAATACTGCAAATAGTTAAAAATATACCGATTATAATCATTGTGTTGACAAATGGTGTTGATAATAACACTTCTTTACTTTTATTCATACTAgtactaatattaatattattattagtatcctCAATCGGTATCATTTTtcttcttctctctctctctctcttattTATTGATTTCGATCAATTTTGTTGGTTGGGTTTATATTGATCAAAATTGTTTCTCTCTATTTTTGTCTgcatttattttgatctttgattttatttaagttttatttttttttaaattcatgatTAATTCCCATATTTAATTGTATTGACAAATAGTATCCATATGcattttcattatattatatgcttagtaataataatagctactattattattataggtaAGATCCAATTACATCTTGCATGAGTAGTATAGTACGTTTTTACGTATATATGTATgggtatatagatatatattaagATGTATTTAGAATCTCatattattgaacattgaaagtgGTTAAACAAATTGGAAATTAAAAAAGATCATTACAACGATACATTTGTATAGGTAAAGTTGATCCGTAATTTTTGATCCATTATAGATctatataatgataatttaattaatataagatatatatatatatatatatatacatattagttACTGATACATACAAACATATACAcattgaatgattattattattcgccTATTGAAAAAAAAGTAATCACCATAGTATTTAATGAATTTCATTGGTCAGACTAATCTATTATGTATGTCTGATAATAAACACGTGAGTATAGATTGAATTCAAATCGTAGTTATGTTTGCATGGTATTAAATATTGTCTAAACTATAAATCATCTATTTCTTtcattcaaaaaaaaataaagaaaaatttatGTACACATAGAAACAAGAAAATAAAAGAGGAAAAATTACTGTTTATATTGGTTCTTCTCTTATTCTTTTAAAGGGTCAAGTTTCTTAGAAGAAATGTACTTTAGTGTTTTATATATGAAgtatgtctatatatatatatatatatatatatatatatatatatatatatatatgatttgtaAAAACTCAAAAAAATAAGAACATAGTAACTTATTTCACTTACATGGTGTTCAGTCAAGTTGGGAAAATCTATCAACAAATTATCATCTCTTTATtctattcatttggtattgtttgcttgtatccctctatgttattattattattagtagtagtggtagtagtagtattacacACATGACATACAAATATACATCTACTGACCAAAAATATCAGCTTTGTGTGTATAGGTGTGTTCTTATATGTACAAGGAAACTTTATTCGTTGgaatagaaaataatttatgaagagttttttttaaaattacataTCATGTTAATTGAGAGTTTTAAGGAAACATACAAAAATCTATTTCAATCAATGAGTTTGAATATCTTCAATTCATGCTATATTTCGTAAATAAGTCTAAATAAAAGCAGCATCTAGTTCGTTTCCTCGGTAAAGAGGCCACGATTACAATCAAACATCAGtcttctgtatatatatatatatatatatataccgctgaaagattcccatcatattaaaacaaaattatatgaacgaagaatattcttttcaataatttctgaTCACGTTTTGTCAAGTCCAAAGACAAAACATCTTACTCGTAGCTCCTTAATATTAACAGTTTAATCCTTGTACCTACTTTTTGAAGTAAATAATCCACTGAGTTGTTACCACATGAAAAAACTAACACTAGCATATATCACTGTCTATTTCTTAttttaatcgctgaaaaatttccatcaaattaaaacaaatatatgaacgaggaatattcttttcaataacttctcatcaggttctacaattatcatatccaaattaataatccatagaaAATtgaccaagtttaaggcagagtacatcgtttaagaaactgtaacatacgaatcaaggattgtttgtcatatcaaataaaatcgaatcgtctatgttggagctgactaatatgaagtgttaacatGAATCAGTTTTTAAGtgagtgaaataaaatcgtaagataaatgatcagaataaatatagttgacatggggtgaGATAGAATAATGGGAccacaaatcagaaattacgtaatatgtagaataacgacttaggtcagatatagtagatagggatggatgctgaataaatttctctaaaaggttagttagtgtgataataataataataatgactggtaagatgtgtagataaaataaataagtttaagatataaaaatgaacattaatcaaattaatgtcaccatattacaaaattgattattaacaagttgaccccgaagttggccagggtaaaaggaacggctggacatatttcttttggatgcaaagctctggctttttgatccgaatagcgattgcctcagccgtctgcagtATTCTCATTCTGACGggattaggtagactgctgttaacacgatatattattgtgaaagattgctccatATTGGCTCTGTTCCGTctgacaaatatatatatatatatatatgtttgtcaCTGTTATTGAGAGCATTCGATGTAGATACTGCAGAATTGTCTGAAAATAATGGAAAGTATATGATGAATAGGTGGCAAAATTTGCAgtttttatatgataaataatgaaattgttGTGTATTTGATTACATTTAGTTAACATTctgttggggcgatcctgaaaattaatcgcaatagacatgacaagctcaggagaCATTAAGAGGCACTTTATCACATTCATTCGAGTGGTTTTAATGAAAATACAAAGTGATAGTAAGTAGATTTTATTAGCTAACGATGTAGCTATTCATAATCATAAATTTAATGATTTTTATCTGTTGCTTGATTCAAACTCTTTAAGGCaatactactgtggtgtgtgctactgatgtcgacagataaaAGCAGTGTGTATCGCCAATCGAGAGTGGAATGCTCGGCgacagaaggttgagaaaatcaaaGCGAATGACAACAGTGAGTGGTTGCTATGGAGACGAAGGAgcaacaaagtctgagacagctgatggatattttgcaaataaagtattgaccatatggttctcagattttagcaAAATATTCTGTAATGAATTAAAGTACATTTAGGTGTCCCTCCCTGTGTTTTCgatcactacactactactttTTTATCGCAAATTTCGTGAGCAAACTATTCCTATAAGTACATAAGTTTCTGAAGGAAATCAGCTTTATTTATCACAATTTTGTCAACTTTGATTCGGGTCGAGTTACACTGCAAATGTACATAGAAGGCAATTACAGATAATTCTTTTCAACATAAATAAAGGAAAATCCATTTTATTAAGCCACAATTTAGGAATAGACTAGGAGATGAATAAATATAGTAACTATTACAAATCAAATCATTTGCCTAATTTTTATATCTTCACAAGAAAATTAGACATAACCTTTGGTGAAGATTAAGTGGACAGCAAAATAATTCAATCATAATTACTTGTTTACAAGTAAAGAGTGTAGGCCGAATATAAACATCTATCATAATATTtcataacaataacaaaatatattcaGTAAGGTACAAACTATACATAGACTATTTGTTACAGGGTTAATATATTACAGGAGCTAATAATACTATTTGGATACTTGcgttttaaaaaatgttttggACTGGACTTTAAAACTTGAATAAAAGTCCAATGCgcacgcgtgagactgataggtcttgagttcgGATCTtgagaggtgggatcgtggatgcgcactgttgagaagtcacacaatagaacgaaacgaccttccagtgcttcgaggttttccatggtggcctggcttcaattgactcatgatttcaactataaaattatgaataaatcaAGGTTTTACAAAAGAACAAAACTAATATTAATTTACATAATAAAACATTcataaataagaaaattaatTCAGAATAAATCAATCATGATGTAcaacattttgaaaaaaaaagaatcccACTTAGAAATAAATGAACTAATTAGACTAGTGCTAGATGTGATACGAGTATTTGTCTACAATATAATATACTTCAATGAACAAatttgtcagaagggggttttgtggagattttagtaattctatgtagttgaaatcatgatttatttgaagctagaccatcatggaaatcctggaagcactcgacgtcTGTTTCTTTTTGTAATGAAATGTTGTTTCCTTTTATTCT
Above is a genomic segment from Schistosoma mansoni strain Puerto Rico chromosome 2, complete genome containing:
- a CDS encoding putative biogenic amine (5HT) receptor — translated: MIPIEDTNNNINISTSMNKSKEVLLSTPFVNTMIIIGIFLTICSICTFIGNLLVVLAIGLVKKLRTPSNFLIVSLAVSDLLVGLLVQPLATLRELYGYWPFGEGMCDMFISFDVLMCTASILNLCAISIDRYLAITRPLRYAAKRTPKRMMIMILLVWLFSALISIPPMFGFKEPFVTGLCEYSSNIIYQIYATCGAFYIPLIVMLILYGRILILARNMAHADAKQQRSLVGSNWVCPKLPPVKKRNSRHQNESKAVKTLGIIMGCFCLCWLPFFIIAVSFLLNYYYYSYYFELKVHGSLVNHFTLQPTYYYYYFINTCYLLPFCL